Proteins from one Nitrobacteraceae bacterium AZCC 2146 genomic window:
- a CDS encoding tRNA(Ile)-lysidine synthase (product_source=KO:K04075; cath_funfam=3.40.50.620; cog=COG0037; ko=KO:K04075; pfam=PF01171; superfamily=52402; tigrfam=TIGR02432; transmembrane_helix_parts=Outside_1_21,TMhelix_22_44,Inside_45_343): protein MPDDDHSPISARHAKQLFADWATAPALILAVSGGPDSIALMWLAARWRRALKRGPDLIAVTVDHGLRPEAAREARDVKRLATSLELPHRTLRWIGAKPKTGLPAAAREARYRLLAKAARAGGATHVLTAHTRDDQAETLLMRMARGSGIAGLAAMARQSERDGVVLARPFLAVPKAQLIATLKKAKVEFAIDPTNHDPHFARPRLRALMPALSAEGFDSRNLARLATRLARANAALELLVDGAERFLALRGQGESSDGIDAKAFATLAEEIRVRLLLRMINKVGHEGPAELGKVETLLSAMDEAMAVGGKGIRLKQTLAGALVSLTQDRLQIAPAPPRRRRTD, encoded by the coding sequence ATGCCTGACGACGACCATTCGCCGATCTCGGCCCGGCACGCCAAGCAGCTGTTCGCCGACTGGGCAACGGCGCCGGCGCTGATTCTGGCCGTCTCTGGCGGCCCTGACTCGATCGCGCTGATGTGGCTCGCCGCACGTTGGCGCCGCGCCCTGAAGCGCGGCCCCGATCTCATCGCCGTCACCGTCGATCATGGCTTGCGCCCGGAAGCCGCCCGCGAGGCGCGCGACGTCAAGCGGCTGGCGACCTCCCTCGAACTGCCACATCGCACGCTGCGCTGGATCGGCGCCAAGCCGAAAACCGGCCTGCCGGCGGCGGCGCGGGAGGCGCGCTATCGGCTGCTCGCCAAGGCCGCGCGGGCCGGCGGCGCAACTCACGTTCTCACCGCGCATACGCGGGACGATCAGGCCGAGACGCTCCTGATGCGGATGGCGCGGGGCAGCGGCATCGCGGGGCTCGCGGCGATGGCGCGGCAATCGGAGCGTGACGGCGTGGTGCTGGCGCGGCCGTTCCTCGCCGTCCCGAAGGCGCAGCTGATCGCAACGCTGAAGAAAGCGAAGGTCGAATTCGCCATCGATCCGACCAACCACGACCCCCATTTTGCCCGGCCTCGTCTCCGTGCGCTGATGCCGGCGCTTTCGGCCGAGGGCTTCGATTCTCGCAATCTGGCCCGGCTGGCGACGCGGCTGGCGCGAGCCAATGCGGCGCTGGAACTGCTGGTCGATGGCGCCGAGCGTTTTCTCGCGCTGCGTGGCCAGGGCGAATCGAGCGATGGCATCGACGCCAAAGCCTTTGCCACGCTGGCGGAGGAAATCCGGGTCCGGCTCCTGCTGCGCATGATCAACAAGGTCGGCCATGAGGGCCCGGCCGAACTCGGCAAGGTGGAAACGCTGCTGTCGGCGATGGATGAGGCCATGGCAGTAGGCGGAAAAGGTATCCGGCTGAAGCAGACGCTCGCCGGCGCGCTGGTTAGCCTCACCCAGGATCGACTGCAAATCGCGCCGGCGCCGCCGCGCCGCCGTCGAACGGATTGA
- a CDS encoding tol-pal system protein YbgF (product_source=TIGR02795; cath_funfam=1.25.40.10; cleavage_site_network=SignalP-noTM; cog=COG1729; pfam=PF13174,PF13432; smart=SM00028; superfamily=48452,57959; tigrfam=TIGR02795): MSSQFHMLVRAAVMSAALALSSQAFAQSQTDDVDPEVRVQQLEGQLRQLTGQNEELQFRNRQLEEQLRQLQAGVPPAGNARPGVAAAPVQPGPAPRQPVQPQVYDQQIAAPAPIAQDPAPPPRGGRRNDAFDPNANLTAPGAPRALGGGQLPVPANAPVGAPNGRGAGEPLELNNVSPRAGAAPLPRDPGAGAGLTTLPPGATPKDEFDLGIGYMQRRDYALAEETMRNFAQKYPSDPQIADSQYWLGESFFQRQRYRDAAEAFLGVTTKFDTSAKAPDALLRLGQSLAALKEKEAACAAFGEVLRKYPRASAGVKQAVDREQKRVKC; encoded by the coding sequence ATGTCATCCCAATTCCATATGCTCGTGCGTGCGGCCGTGATGTCCGCGGCGCTGGCGCTGTCGTCGCAGGCCTTCGCGCAGTCGCAGACCGATGACGTCGATCCGGAAGTCAGGGTTCAGCAGCTCGAAGGCCAGTTGCGCCAGCTGACGGGGCAGAACGAGGAACTCCAGTTCCGCAATCGCCAGCTTGAAGAGCAGCTCCGGCAGTTGCAGGCAGGGGTACCGCCGGCCGGCAATGCTCGCCCGGGCGTCGCGGCGGCGCCAGTTCAACCCGGACCGGCCCCTCGGCAACCCGTTCAGCCACAGGTTTACGACCAGCAGATCGCCGCTCCGGCGCCGATCGCACAGGATCCCGCGCCCCCGCCGCGGGGTGGTCGCCGCAACGATGCCTTCGATCCCAACGCGAACCTGACCGCCCCTGGCGCACCGCGGGCGCTCGGCGGTGGTCAGTTGCCGGTGCCGGCCAATGCGCCAGTCGGCGCGCCGAATGGCCGCGGGGCAGGGGAGCCGCTCGAACTCAACAATGTCAGCCCTCGTGCCGGAGCTGCACCGCTGCCGCGCGATCCCGGCGCCGGCGCGGGTCTGACCACTCTGCCGCCAGGTGCGACGCCGAAGGACGAATTCGACCTTGGGATTGGCTACATGCAGCGCCGCGACTATGCGCTGGCCGAAGAGACCATGCGCAACTTCGCACAAAAATATCCCAGCGATCCCCAGATCGCGGATTCGCAGTACTGGCTCGGCGAGAGCTTCTTCCAGCGCCAGCGCTATCGTGATGCCGCCGAAGCCTTCCTCGGCGTGACCACCAAGTTCGATACTTCGGCGAAGGCCCCGGATGCGCTGCTGCGGCTTGGCCAGTCGCTGGCGGCGCTGAAGGAGAAGGAAGCCGCCTGCGCGGCCTTCGGCGAGGTGCTGCGGAAATATCCGCGGGCTTCAGCCGGCGTGAAACAGGCGGTGGACCGCGAGCAAAAACGCGTTAAGTGCTAG
- a CDS encoding peptidoglycan-associated lipoprotein (product_source=KO:K03640; cath_funfam=3.30.1330.60; cleavage_site_network=SignalP-noTM; cog=COG2885; ko=KO:K03640; pfam=PF00691; superfamily=103088; tigrfam=TIGR02802): MKHQMRILQGLKLAAVLAVALSMGACANKNPFGADGAMANAATPGSQQDFVVNVGDRVFFESDQTELSPQAIATLEKQAQWLQQYNRYSFTIEGHADERGTREYNIALGARRAQSVRTFLASRGIDASRMRTISYGKERPVAVCNDISCWSQNRRAVTVLNAGA, encoded by the coding sequence ATGAAACATCAGATGCGTATCCTCCAGGGATTAAAACTGGCTGCGGTGCTTGCCGTGGCGCTGTCGATGGGCGCCTGCGCCAACAAGAACCCGTTCGGGGCCGACGGCGCGATGGCCAATGCTGCGACGCCGGGCAGCCAGCAGGACTTCGTCGTCAATGTCGGCGACCGCGTCTTCTTCGAGAGCGACCAGACCGAACTGTCGCCGCAGGCGATCGCCACCCTGGAAAAGCAGGCGCAGTGGCTGCAGCAGTACAACCGCTATTCCTTCACCATCGAGGGCCATGCGGACGAGCGTGGCACCCGCGAATACAACATTGCGCTGGGCGCCCGCCGTGCCCAGTCGGTTCGCACCTTCCTGGCCTCGCGTGGCATCGATGCCAGCCGGATGCGGACGATCTCCTATGGCAAGGAGCGGCCGGTCGCGGTGTGTAACGACATCTCGTGCTGGTCGCAGAACCGCCGCGCCGTCACCGTGCTGAACGCCGGCGCCTGA
- a CDS encoding hypothetical protein (product_source=Hypo-rule applied; superfamily=55729): MAAVETVSGFIGHGTELLDRVDYRLAETEAEKEAIYSLRYRAYLHEGAIEPRSDRRLTDRFDEAPNSWVFGVFVDGQLASSLRISVATPEHPDTPAVDAFPDILKPELARGRIIVDPNRFVAEPHQKLTHLPYMTLRLAYVACSYFNADIGTATARSEHQAFYRRVFLHESLCAPRPYPTLTKPLALMAVNFPAMRDRVFARYPYFRSSFFERRMLFERNSLHPSPALSGPEFPIDSSVAVVPASNMGRGRI; this comes from the coding sequence ATGGCTGCGGTTGAGACAGTAAGTGGCTTCATCGGGCACGGCACCGAACTTCTTGATCGGGTCGACTACCGCCTGGCGGAAACCGAAGCCGAGAAGGAAGCCATCTACAGCTTGCGTTACCGCGCCTATCTTCATGAGGGCGCCATCGAGCCGCGGTCGGATCGCCGCTTGACGGACCGGTTTGACGAGGCGCCGAATTCCTGGGTGTTCGGAGTCTTTGTGGATGGCCAGCTGGCCAGCTCATTGCGAATCAGCGTGGCCACGCCCGAGCACCCGGATACGCCAGCGGTCGATGCCTTCCCCGATATCCTGAAGCCTGAACTTGCCCGCGGCAGAATTATAGTTGATCCCAATCGCTTCGTGGCCGAACCGCACCAGAAGCTGACTCATCTGCCCTACATGACGTTGCGGCTTGCCTATGTCGCTTGTTCGTATTTCAACGCCGACATCGGAACGGCCACAGCCCGGTCCGAGCATCAGGCGTTCTATCGACGCGTCTTTCTCCATGAGTCGCTTTGCGCGCCGCGGCCTTATCCGACGCTGACCAAGCCGCTCGCTTTGATGGCGGTGAACTTTCCCGCCATGCGTGACAGGGTATTTGCGCGCTACCCGTATTTCCGTTCGAGCTTTTTCGAGCGGCGAATGCTGTTCGAGCGCAATAGCCTGCATCCGTCTCCGGCCCTCAGCGGCCCCGAGTTCCCGATCGATTCCTCGGTCGCCGTCGTACCTGCCTCAAATATGGGCCGCGGCCGGATCTAG